The genomic window CGACCGCGGCGTGACCACCGGCGAAGCCGGCGCAGCCGTCGACGGCGAGCTCACCCCGGCCGAGATCGAGGCGCTGCGCTCGCGGATCCGGGCCGACGCCCCCTTCGCCTCCCGGCTGTGGCAGTGGTGGCCCGACCGCGACCCGGCGGCGGAGCTGGCCACCCTGCTCGCCGACGAGGAGACGCTCGCCCGGGTCGTGCCCGGACTCGGCGCGGGTGAGCGTGCGCTCGTGGCGGCGGAACCGGCTGGTTGGGCACCCAGCGACATCCCGCTGCTCGACGCCATGAGCGACCTGATCGGGGACGACGGGCAGGTGGGTTCCCAGGCGGAGTTCACCGCGGACCGGGCCTCGGGTCGCCGCGACTGGGTCTACGGGCACGTCGTCGTCGACGAGGCGCAGGAGCTCTCCCCGATGGAGTGGCAGATGGTCGCGCGCCGCGCACCGGGGTACTCGATCACCGCGGTCGGGGACATCGACCAGACCGAGGCGGCGCACACGCACACGTCCTGGGAGGGCATCGTCGGTGACGTCCTCGGCGAGCGCTGGCGGCAGTCGCGCCTGACGATCTGCTACCGCACTCCCCGCGAGGTGATGGCGCTCACCGGAGAGGTCCTCGCCGCGGCCGGCAGCGACAACGAGCCGCCACGGGCGGTGCGTTCCAGTGGGATCGACCCGTGGACACGGCAGGTGGACGAAGGGGGCCTGCCCGCCGCCACTGCGGCCGCGGCCGACGAGCTGGCCCGGCGGTGGACCGGCGGGACCGTCGGGGTCGTCGCCCCCGCCGTCCGGGTGCCGGGGCTGCGCGCCGCCGTGCGCCCGGACGTCCCCGTCGTCGCGCCCACCGGGGCCAAGGGCCTGGAGTGGGACGCGGTGCTCGTCGTCGACCCCGACGACATCATCGCCGAGCCGCGCGGCCACAACGGGCTGTACGTGGCCCTGACCCGCTGTACCCAAGAGCTGGGGCAGCTGAGGGTGTCAACCACGTCTGCCCAGTGATCACGGAGTCTTCCGCGGGTTGACCCTCACGCGACGTGAGGCAGGAGGGTCAAACCCATGACCGAGATCGCGATGCTGTCGCACACTGGATCCGTGGAGGCGCTCACGGTGGGACAGGTGGCACAGACCTTCGGCGTGACGGTGCGGACACTGCACCACTACGACGCGGTCGGGCTGCTGCGCCCCACTGAGCGCACCCGTGCGGGATACCGGCTCTACACGAGCGAGGACCTCCAGCGCCTCAGCTCGATCGTCATCTACCGCCGGCTCGGGTTCGCGCTGGAGGAGATCGGCGAGCTGCTCGAGGCAGACGGGGCCGAGGTGGTCGACCACCTGCGACGGCAACGCGATCTGGTCAGGGACCGGCTGGCACAGATGACCGAGCTGGTCGACGCGATCGAGCACGCCCTGGAGGCAGAGATGACGGACCAGCCAGCAACGACCGAGGACCTCAAGGCGCTCTTCGGCGACGGCTACAACGAGGAGTACCAGGCCGAGGCGCAGCAGCGGTGGGGTGACACCGACAAGTGGGAGCAGTCCCG from Janibacter cremeus includes these protein-coding regions:
- a CDS encoding MerR family transcriptional regulator; this translates as MTEIAMLSHTGSVEALTVGQVAQTFGVTVRTLHHYDAVGLLRPTERTRAGYRLYTSEDLQRLSSIVIYRRLGFALEEIGELLEADGAEVVDHLRRQRDLVRDRLAQMTELVDAIEHALEAEMTDQPATTEDLKALFGDGYNEEYQAEAQQRWGDTDKWEQSRQRQATMTKEDWARIKAETEAFEADLAAAVRDGVPTEGDVAATLAERHRASIERHYDCDHAFQVCLAQMYLADPRFTAHYEDIEPGTAQWLHDAIVANAARHTG